Proteins from a genomic interval of Nostoc sp. TCL240-02:
- a CDS encoding HAD-IIB family hydrolase, producing the protein MSRHQNVPALSDVSSTSFSNIRLIATDMDGTLTRRGKFTTPLLQALEDLAAVDIKVLIVTGRSAGWVSGLSSLMPVAGAIAENGGLYFPPGNHKPVVLTPISDLAKHRQHLATTFENLQTKFPQIQESADNRFRVTDWTFDVAGLSQDELQTLDSLCQQMAWGFTYSNVQCHIKSQGQDKAVGLLQVLREYLPQYSSEQIVTVGDSPNDESLFDRRYFPVSVGVVNVLEYMNQLKYHPAYITNAAEGDGFCELSSYILKSLDISS; encoded by the coding sequence ATGTCCAGACACCAGAACGTCCCTGCCCTGTCTGACGTTTCATCTACAAGCTTTAGCAATATTCGTCTGATAGCCACAGATATGGATGGCACGCTAACTAGACGAGGAAAATTTACTACCCCACTGCTACAAGCTTTAGAGGATTTAGCGGCAGTTGACATTAAGGTGCTGATTGTAACAGGGCGTTCTGCCGGGTGGGTGAGTGGATTGAGTAGCCTGATGCCAGTGGCAGGTGCGATCGCAGAAAATGGTGGTTTGTACTTTCCACCTGGGAATCACAAACCAGTAGTATTAACACCTATTTCCGATTTAGCCAAACATCGCCAGCACTTGGCTACGACTTTTGAGAATTTACAAACTAAATTTCCTCAAATCCAAGAATCTGCTGATAATCGCTTTCGTGTCACCGACTGGACTTTTGATGTAGCTGGTTTGAGTCAAGATGAACTACAAACCCTAGATAGTCTTTGTCAACAAATGGCTTGGGGATTTACCTATAGCAATGTGCAGTGCCACATTAAATCCCAAGGACAAGACAAAGCTGTGGGATTGTTGCAAGTATTGCGCGAATATTTACCCCAGTACTCGTCAGAACAAATTGTCACTGTTGGCGATAGTCCCAATGACGAAAGTTTATTCGATCGGCGTTATTTTCCTGTTTCTGTAGGCGTGGTCAACGTATTGGAATATATGAATCAGTTGAAATATCACCCTGCTTATATTACCAATGCTGCCGAAGGTGATGGATTTTGCGAGTTATCTAGTTATATTTTGAAAAGCTTGGACATCTCAAGTTAG
- a CDS encoding IMS domain-containing protein, producing MRIPLDYYRILGLPLAASEEQLRQAYSDRIVQLPRREYSQAAISSRKQLIEEAYVVLSDPKQRSTYDQLYLAHAYDPDNLAAAAVAQENRTESTKRGSDTQSLGIEITQDELVGALLILQELGEYELVLKLGRPYLVNKNSATSARKSNKLADEEIYESAEHPDVVLTVALACLELGREQWQQGHYENAAISLETGQELLVREGLFSSIQAEIQADLYKLRPYRILELLALPQEKTAERSQGLELLQNLLEDRGGIDGTNNDESGLNIDDFLRFIQQLRNHLTVAEQHKLFEAQSKRSSAVATYLAVYALIARGFAQRQPALIRQARQMLVRLGKRQDVHLEQSLCALLLGQTEEATRVLELSQEYEALAFIREKSQDSPDLLPGLCLYAEQWLQYEVFPHFRDLANQQAFLKDYFANQQVQAYLEALPTDAETTNEWAVINPQYFPQAKAKNTHFHNNSTKTSASFNHSRVPNPDLPETPTKETSEYPNFSPHIWNSSGSVKSEVPAAERMSRGTNQHLNGSAKSAASGHNQKRRRRKPTPSASRERIPDNRPHSRRPRRRRTFANTIEGKTRLVWRVFISLVSILVFWVLATTTFGWLKNLFFPQPSPPDLQLFVQINQPPLPIPNPNRKPELEEGPLTSAEAEKVIYTWLSTKAVALGPNHEINNLEQILTGSALSQWRLIAQQNRLDNRYRKFDHSLKIESVEKIGLFADRAAVEATVKEVTQLYENGQFKNSSNDKLRVRYDLMRERGKWRIQSTSVVNQITR from the coding sequence GTGCGAATTCCGCTAGATTACTACCGAATTTTAGGACTACCGTTAGCGGCAAGTGAAGAACAATTGCGACAGGCATACAGCGATCGCATTGTACAATTGCCACGACGTGAGTATTCTCAGGCAGCAATTTCTTCTCGTAAACAACTCATAGAAGAAGCTTACGTGGTTTTATCAGATCCAAAACAACGCAGTACCTACGATCAGCTTTATCTTGCCCACGCCTATGACCCTGATAACCTTGCTGCTGCCGCAGTAGCACAGGAAAATCGTACAGAAAGCACCAAAAGGGGTAGTGATACTCAGAGTCTTGGTATCGAAATTACCCAAGACGAATTAGTTGGCGCTTTATTAATTTTGCAAGAGTTGGGGGAATACGAACTTGTACTGAAACTAGGTCGTCCGTACCTGGTAAATAAAAATAGTGCTACAAGTGCAAGAAAGAGCAATAAGTTAGCAGACGAAGAAATTTATGAAAGTGCTGAACACCCAGATGTTGTTCTCACTGTTGCCCTTGCCTGTCTAGAATTAGGTCGGGAACAGTGGCAGCAAGGTCACTACGAAAATGCCGCTATATCCCTAGAAACTGGTCAAGAACTGCTAGTACGCGAAGGTTTGTTCTCCAGTATCCAGGCAGAAATTCAGGCTGATCTTTACAAATTGCGGCCATATCGAATTTTGGAGTTGCTCGCATTACCTCAAGAAAAGACTGCCGAACGAAGCCAAGGCTTAGAATTATTGCAAAATCTCTTAGAAGATCGTGGCGGGATTGATGGCACGAACAATGATGAATCGGGTTTAAACATAGATGACTTTCTGCGATTTATCCAGCAGTTACGCAACCACTTAACAGTTGCAGAACAGCACAAGTTATTTGAAGCTCAAAGCAAACGTTCTTCTGCTGTTGCTACTTACTTAGCTGTTTATGCCTTGATAGCGCGAGGATTTGCTCAACGGCAACCTGCTTTAATTCGTCAAGCAAGACAAATGCTCGTGCGTCTGGGCAAGCGCCAAGATGTACATTTAGAACAGTCGCTATGTGCCTTACTATTGGGGCAAACTGAAGAAGCAACTCGTGTTTTAGAACTTAGTCAGGAGTACGAAGCTTTAGCTTTTATTCGGGAAAAATCTCAGGACTCTCCAGATTTGTTACCAGGGCTGTGTTTATATGCAGAACAGTGGCTGCAATACGAAGTCTTTCCCCATTTTCGAGATTTAGCAAACCAGCAAGCTTTTTTAAAAGATTATTTTGCTAACCAACAGGTGCAAGCTTATTTAGAAGCACTGCCAACTGATGCCGAAACAACTAATGAATGGGCTGTAATTAACCCCCAGTATTTTCCCCAGGCTAAGGCAAAGAATACTCATTTTCATAACAATTCAACTAAGACTTCAGCGTCATTTAATCACAGCAGAGTACCTAACCCAGATTTGCCAGAAACACCAACAAAAGAAACGTCTGAATATCCAAACTTCTCACCACATATATGGAATTCGTCGGGAAGTGTAAAATCAGAGGTTCCTGCTGCTGAAAGGATGAGCAGAGGTACTAATCAGCATTTGAACGGTTCAGCTAAGAGTGCTGCATCTGGTCATAACCAAAAGCGTAGGCGGAGAAAACCCACTCCATCTGCTAGCCGAGAGCGTATACCAGATAATCGTCCTCATTCTCGTCGTCCCCGACGGCGGCGAACTTTTGCGAACACCATAGAAGGGAAAACACGGCTGGTATGGAGAGTGTTTATTTCTTTGGTGAGCATATTAGTTTTCTGGGTATTAGCTACAACAACTTTTGGATGGTTAAAAAATCTGTTTTTTCCTCAACCTTCTCCGCCCGATCTACAGTTGTTTGTACAAATAAACCAACCACCGCTACCTATTCCCAATCCAAATAGAAAACCAGAATTAGAAGAAGGCCCTTTAACAAGTGCAGAGGCAGAAAAAGTTATTTACACTTGGTTATCTACCAAAGCCGTAGCTTTAGGGCCAAATCATGAGATTAATAATTTAGAGCAAATTTTAACTGGTTCAGCTTTATCTCAATGGCGGTTGATTGCTCAACAAAATAGGTTAGACAATCGCTACCGCAAGTTCGACCATAGTTTGAAGATAGAATCTGTTGAGAAAATTGGTTTATTCGCAGATCGTGCCGCAGTAGAAGCTACGGTCAAAGAAGTGACGCAGTTATATGAAAATGGTCAGTTTAAAAACTCTTCTAACGATAAATTGAGAGTTCGGTATGACTTGATGCGAGAACGAGGTAAATGGCGTATTCAGAGTACATCTGTTGTGAATCAAATCACCAGATAA
- a CDS encoding Uma2 family endonuclease → MTATLPVSVESEIFYPSADGQPVAETYDHLYALLTTLEVLKQYLANRQATVLGNQFLYYAQGFPKLRVAPDVMVIFDVAPGGRDNFKIWEEGQVPTVIFEMTSFGTKGQDEIFKKTLYEQLGVKEYWLFDPKGEWVEQQLRGYRLRGEIYESIQDGRSEPLQLRLVIEGRLIGFYREDTGEKLLIPNELAEALGQEVLARQQAEVLAEQERQRAEQERQRAEQERQRAEQERQRAEQAELQIEQLKARLRSLNVDPDK, encoded by the coding sequence ATGACGGCTACTTTACCTGTTAGTGTCGAATCAGAAATATTCTACCCCAGTGCTGATGGTCAACCAGTGGCAGAAACCTACGACCACCTTTATGCTTTACTAACTACCTTAGAAGTCCTGAAACAGTATTTGGCAAATCGTCAGGCAACAGTATTAGGAAATCAATTTCTTTACTATGCACAAGGTTTTCCCAAGTTGCGGGTAGCCCCAGATGTGATGGTGATTTTTGATGTTGCACCCGGTGGTCGAGACAACTTTAAAATCTGGGAAGAGGGTCAAGTACCCACAGTTATTTTTGAAATGACATCCTTTGGTACTAAAGGACAAGATGAAATCTTCAAAAAGACCCTCTATGAGCAGCTAGGTGTTAAAGAATACTGGCTATTTGACCCTAAAGGCGAGTGGGTAGAACAACAGTTACGTGGCTATCGCCTGCGGGGAGAAATCTACGAATCTATACAAGATGGACGCAGTGAACCGCTACAACTGCGTTTGGTAATTGAGGGAAGGCTAATTGGGTTTTATCGAGAAGATACTGGGGAAAAATTACTCATCCCTAATGAACTGGCAGAGGCTTTGGGGCAGGAAGTTTTGGCAAGGCAGCAAGCAGAAGTACTGGCAGAACAAGAACGTCAACGAGCAGAACAAGAACGTCAACGAGCAGAACAAGAACGTCAACGAGCAGAACAAGAACGTCAACGAGCAGAACAGGCAGAATTGCAGATAGAACAATTAAAGGCAAGGTTGCGATCGCTCAATGTAGACCCTGATAAGTAG
- a CDS encoding HlyD family efflux transporter periplasmic adaptor subunit: MSRVTEKPKPSEQALNQEQPKIWWGIAVAVPIVIAAGILGTAKIEQLRKLTTSVPVMPSTNSISAVGRLEPRGEVVKLSAPSSGLSPSSRIQQLLVREGEQVKQGQIVAILDNRDTQIAGLEEAKAKVQEARANLAQVRAGSPRDIQAQRAVVARLQAQFVGERDGQQATIARIAAQLSGDKLVQQATVNRLEAELSGQKEALRATLTRIQAQQRNAQVDAGRYDFLYKEGAISQQERDSRRLSAVTSNQQVAESQATLKQTLATLRQQLAEARANQIQNLATLQQQLIEAKVNRDKTLATLQRQIDEEKAKLSRLMDVSPTDVQVAQAQVSNAIANVRKAEAQLRLSYVQAPIAGEILKVYTKSGEAIGANGIAEIGQTSQMYVIAEVAEDSIGKVQIGQNATISSDNGAFSGELKGTVTEVGRKIGKKDVLNTDPAADVDARVVEVKIALPPEDSQKVSGLTYAKVVVEINN; encoded by the coding sequence ATGTCAAGGGTGACTGAAAAGCCAAAGCCAAGTGAGCAGGCACTTAATCAAGAACAACCTAAGATTTGGTGGGGTATAGCTGTAGCTGTGCCAATAGTAATCGCGGCTGGGATACTAGGTACAGCCAAAATCGAGCAGCTGAGAAAACTCACTACATCCGTACCCGTAATGCCATCTACCAATAGCATTAGTGCTGTAGGGCGTTTGGAACCGCGAGGCGAGGTTGTTAAATTGTCCGCCCCATCATCAGGATTATCGCCATCGTCACGAATTCAGCAACTTCTGGTGAGAGAGGGTGAACAAGTAAAGCAAGGCCAAATTGTGGCAATTTTGGACAACCGCGATACCCAAATAGCCGGATTAGAAGAGGCGAAAGCCAAAGTGCAAGAAGCCCGTGCGAATTTAGCACAAGTTCGGGCTGGATCTCCAAGAGATATTCAAGCTCAAAGAGCAGTTGTTGCTCGCTTACAAGCCCAGTTTGTTGGCGAAAGGGATGGTCAACAAGCAACGATCGCGCGAATTGCAGCCCAGTTAAGTGGAGATAAACTTGTCCAACAAGCAACAGTAAATCGCCTGGAAGCTGAACTCAGTGGGCAAAAAGAAGCTCTCAGAGCAACGCTTACACGTATCCAAGCCCAACAGCGTAATGCCCAAGTTGATGCTGGACGCTATGATTTTTTATACAAAGAAGGTGCGATTTCTCAACAAGAGCGGGATAGTAGACGTTTGAGTGCAGTAACTTCTAATCAGCAGGTGGCTGAAAGTCAAGCTACGCTAAAGCAGACATTAGCAACACTGCGACAGCAACTTGCTGAAGCTAGAGCTAACCAAATACAAAATTTAGCAACTTTGCAACAGCAGCTAATCGAAGCCAAAGTTAACCGTGACAAAACTTTAGCAACTTTGCAAAGACAAATCGATGAAGAAAAGGCCAAACTAAGCAGACTTATGGACGTTAGTCCTACCGATGTGCAAGTAGCGCAAGCTCAAGTTAGTAATGCGATCGCAAATGTCAGAAAAGCTGAAGCACAGCTAAGGTTAAGCTACGTTCAAGCACCAATTGCTGGAGAGATTTTAAAAGTTTACACCAAGTCAGGCGAAGCCATAGGTGCAAATGGTATTGCTGAAATTGGCCAAACTAGCCAAATGTATGTGATTGCTGAAGTAGCCGAAGACAGTATTGGTAAAGTGCAAATTGGTCAAAACGCCACTATCAGCAGCGATAATGGAGCATTTAGCGGCGAATTGAAGGGAACTGTCACTGAAGTTGGCAGAAAAATTGGTAAAAAGGACGTGCTAAATACAGATCCAGCAGCAGATGTGGATGCCAGAGTCGTAGAAGTTAAAATTGCTTTGCCTCCAGAAGATAGCCAAAAAGTTTCTGGTTTAACTTACGCTAAAGTTGTTGTTGAAATTAATAACTAG
- the rpsB gene encoding 30S ribosomal protein S2 → MPVVSLAQMMESGVHFGHQTRRWNPKMSPYIYTSRNGVHIIDLVQTAQLMDNAYNYMRSHAEQGKKFLFVGTKRQAAGIIAQEASRCGSHYINQRWLGGMLTNWATIKTRVDRLKDLERREETGALDLLPKKEASMLRREMTKLQKYLGGIKTMRKVPDIVVIVDQRREYNAVQECQKLNIPIVSMLDTNCDPDVVDIPIPANDDAIRSIKLIVGKLADAIYEGRHGQLDAEDDYEDYDGSEYDDDYEETEYTDAVIPDEEEEE, encoded by the coding sequence ATGCCAGTAGTTTCATTGGCTCAAATGATGGAGTCAGGGGTTCACTTTGGGCATCAGACCCGGCGTTGGAACCCAAAAATGTCTCCTTACATTTATACTTCCCGCAATGGTGTGCATATTATCGACTTGGTACAAACTGCCCAGTTGATGGATAATGCTTACAACTATATGCGATCGCACGCAGAACAAGGGAAGAAATTTCTTTTCGTCGGCACCAAGCGCCAAGCAGCTGGAATTATTGCCCAAGAAGCTAGCCGTTGTGGTTCCCACTACATTAACCAACGGTGGTTGGGCGGAATGTTAACCAACTGGGCAACCATTAAAACACGGGTAGACCGTTTGAAAGATTTAGAACGCCGTGAAGAAACTGGCGCACTAGATTTATTACCGAAAAAAGAAGCATCAATGCTACGTCGGGAAATGACGAAGCTTCAGAAATATTTAGGTGGCATTAAAACAATGCGGAAAGTGCCCGATATCGTGGTAATCGTAGACCAACGACGGGAATATAACGCAGTTCAAGAATGCCAAAAGCTGAATATTCCCATTGTGTCCATGTTGGATACAAACTGCGATCCAGATGTAGTAGATATCCCCATCCCAGCAAACGACGATGCTATCAGATCAATTAAGCTGATAGTCGGGAAATTGGCAGATGCCATTTATGAAGGTCGTCACGGTCAGCTAGATGCTGAAGATGATTACGAAGATTACGACGGTAGTGAGTATGACGATGACTACGAAGAAACCGAATATACTGATGCCGTAATTCCCGACGAGGAAGAAGAGGAATAA
- a CDS encoding DevA family ABC transporter ATP-binding protein — protein sequence MIEKEPVIAIKNLNHYYGKGALRKQILFDINLEIYPGEIVIMTGPSGSGKTTLLSLIGGLRSVQEGSLKFLGEELVGVSQNKLVQMRRKIGYIFQAHNLLGFLTAKQNVQMAVELNDNISQTEAMAKSKAMLGSVGLEERVDYYPDNLSGGQKQRIAIARALVNHPPLVLADEPTAALDKQSGRDVVEIMQSLAKNQGTTILLVTHDNRILDIADRIVEMEDGLLTRNSSNAPI from the coding sequence ATGATAGAAAAAGAACCTGTAATTGCCATCAAGAATCTTAATCATTACTATGGCAAAGGCGCATTGAGAAAACAGATATTATTTGATATTAACCTAGAAATTTATCCTGGTGAAATTGTAATTATGACCGGGCCATCAGGTTCTGGTAAAACCACATTACTGAGCTTAATTGGTGGTTTGCGGTCTGTACAAGAGGGAAGTTTAAAATTTTTAGGTGAAGAACTTGTTGGTGTTAGTCAAAACAAATTGGTACAAATGCGACGCAAGATCGGTTATATTTTTCAAGCTCACAATTTACTAGGGTTCTTGACTGCGAAGCAAAATGTGCAGATGGCGGTAGAGTTGAATGATAATATTTCTCAAACAGAAGCAATGGCTAAATCAAAAGCCATGCTGGGGTCTGTTGGTCTAGAAGAACGAGTTGATTACTACCCAGATAATCTTTCTGGTGGACAGAAACAAAGAATTGCGATCGCTCGCGCCTTAGTGAATCATCCCCCACTGGTGCTAGCAGACGAACCAACAGCAGCATTAGACAAACAATCAGGACGCGATGTTGTAGAAATAATGCAGAGTCTAGCCAAAAATCAGGGAACCACTATCTTATTAGTGACACACGACAACCGCATTTTAGACATAGCCGATCGCATCGTAGAAATGGAAGATGGTCTTTTAACCCGTAATTCCTCAAATGCACCGATTTAG
- a CDS encoding phycocyanobilin:ferredoxin oxidoreductase: protein MSFTSMPSLREQQHPLIRQLADCIEAAWHQHLDLSPYHLPDELGYVEGRLEGERLTIENRCYQTPQFRKMHLELAKIGNMLDILHCVMFPRPEYNLPMFGCDLVGGRGQISAAIADLSPIQLERTLPESYTTALAQLPVLNFFQPRELPEWGNIFSDFCIFVRPGSPEEEAMFLSRVREFLDIHCIQAITSHPVSVEQVTQNLAGQQNYCTKQQQNDKTRRVLEKAFGPAWAENYMTTVLFDLPT, encoded by the coding sequence ATGTCATTTACTTCTATGCCCTCGCTGCGTGAGCAACAACATCCCCTAATTCGTCAGCTAGCTGATTGTATTGAGGCAGCTTGGCATCAGCACCTGGATCTATCGCCCTACCATTTGCCTGATGAGTTGGGGTATGTGGAAGGTAGACTAGAAGGCGAAAGACTGACGATTGAAAATCGCTGTTATCAAACGCCCCAGTTTCGGAAGATGCACTTGGAACTGGCAAAAATCGGAAATATGCTGGATATTTTGCACTGCGTCATGTTTCCCCGTCCAGAATACAACCTGCCGATGTTTGGTTGCGATTTAGTTGGGGGTAGAGGTCAAATTAGTGCAGCGATCGCAGACCTTTCTCCTATCCAATTAGAGCGCACCTTACCAGAATCTTATACTACTGCACTGGCACAGCTACCAGTGCTTAACTTTTTCCAACCCCGTGAATTACCAGAATGGGGAAATATTTTTTCGGATTTTTGCATCTTTGTGCGCCCCGGTTCCCCAGAAGAAGAAGCAATGTTTCTGTCGCGGGTGCGAGAATTTTTAGACATTCATTGTATCCAAGCGATCACCTCACATCCTGTTTCAGTTGAACAAGTTACACAAAATCTCGCTGGACAACAAAACTACTGCACCAAACAGCAGCAAAACGATAAAACTCGCCGCGTACTAGAAAAAGCCTTTGGCCCAGCTTGGGCAGAAAATTATATGACCACAGTTTTATTCGACCTTCCAACTTAA
- a CDS encoding aldose epimerase: protein MFSIAVQQQQYKTYILSDEAASSQLEVVPERGGIITRWRIQGQEIFYLDTERFTHPDLSVRGGNPILFPICGNLPDNTYIHNGQKYTLKQHGFARELPWKATEQETGDKASLTVVLDSNEQTKAVYPFDFQLAFTYELQGNTLEVRQQYKNLSSTPMPFSAGFHPYFLCGDKTQLEVEIPSKQYQDNQTKEIHSFDGNFDFSRDEIDFAFGQLTSKAATAIDRSRKLKLTLDYDDFSTYLVFWTVKGKEFYCLEPWSATRNSLNTGDKLTVLAPGASHTASIRLTANFF from the coding sequence GTGTTTAGCATTGCAGTTCAACAGCAACAGTACAAGACGTACATTCTTTCTGATGAAGCCGCTAGTTCTCAATTGGAAGTAGTACCAGAACGCGGTGGTATCATCACCCGTTGGCGCATTCAAGGACAAGAAATTTTCTATTTGGACACTGAACGCTTTACTCATCCTGATTTGAGTGTCAGAGGTGGGAACCCAATTTTGTTTCCTATTTGTGGCAATCTCCCAGATAATACTTACATACATAATGGTCAAAAATATACTCTCAAACAACACGGTTTTGCCCGTGAATTACCGTGGAAAGCAACAGAACAAGAAACTGGAGATAAAGCTAGTCTCACTGTTGTTCTTGATAGCAATGAGCAAACTAAGGCAGTTTATCCTTTTGATTTTCAACTGGCTTTCACCTACGAACTTCAAGGTAATACCCTAGAAGTTCGCCAGCAGTATAAAAACTTATCATCCACACCAATGCCCTTTTCTGCTGGTTTCCATCCCTACTTTTTGTGTGGTGATAAAACTCAGCTAGAGGTTGAAATTCCTTCTAAGCAGTATCAAGACAATCAAACTAAGGAAATTCACTCTTTTGACGGCAATTTTGACTTTAGCCGTGATGAAATTGATTTTGCCTTTGGACAGCTAACTAGTAAAGCGGCCACTGCGATAGATCGCAGCCGGAAGCTAAAACTCACCTTGGATTATGATGACTTCTCTACCTATCTGGTATTTTGGACAGTCAAAGGTAAAGAATTCTACTGTCTAGAACCGTGGAGTGCCACCCGTAACTCTCTCAATACTGGTGATAAGCTGACTGTGTTAGCACCAGGAGCTAGCCATACAGCATCTATAAGGTTGACTGCTAATTTTTTCTAA
- the devC gene encoding ABC transporter permease DevC codes for MNQKIPLSWLQLTREKTRLAVALAGISFADILMFMQLGFRDALYYSNVRFHNSLQGDIVLINNQSSAVLAMRSFSQRRLYKALELPAVQSVHPIYLDFTIWKNPITGRPRSILIFGMNPETNIVNLPGVQENLDKLKLPDVVLFDRSSRVEYGPIVANFSQGKTVTAEVRRRRIKVEGLFTLGASFGADGNLITSDINFLRIFSNRQKGLIDIGLIRLKPGADAQVVAQELRQYLPKEVNVLTKQEFIDFERNYWANSTAIGFIFTLGTVMGFIVGTVIVYQILYTEVADHLAEYATLKAIGYTQNYLLTVILQEALLLAILGYFPGIVFALFMYQSARDATLLPVFMSFDRAVMVLILTMLMCIISGAIAVRKLRSADPADIF; via the coding sequence ATGAATCAAAAAATACCTCTGTCGTGGCTACAACTGACAAGAGAAAAAACTCGCCTAGCTGTGGCTTTAGCAGGAATTTCTTTTGCTGATATTTTAATGTTTATGCAACTCGGCTTCCGGGATGCCTTATATTATAGTAACGTTCGATTTCATAACAGCTTGCAAGGTGATATTGTCTTAATTAATAATCAATCTAGCGCTGTTTTGGCGATGAGGAGCTTTTCTCAAAGACGTTTATATAAAGCTTTAGAGTTACCCGCAGTACAATCAGTACATCCTATATATTTGGACTTTACAATCTGGAAAAATCCCATAACAGGCCGTCCTCGTAGTATTCTAATTTTTGGAATGAACCCAGAAACTAATATAGTTAACTTACCTGGTGTTCAGGAGAACTTAGATAAACTCAAACTCCCTGATGTAGTTTTATTTGACCGTTCTTCTCGGGTAGAGTATGGGCCTATTGTTGCTAATTTTAGCCAAGGAAAGACTGTAACAGCAGAAGTCCGAAGGCGGCGGATTAAAGTAGAGGGACTATTTACATTAGGTGCATCATTCGGTGCAGATGGTAATTTAATTACGAGTGATATTAACTTTCTACGAATATTCAGTAATCGTCAAAAAGGATTAATTGATATTGGGCTGATTAGATTAAAACCGGGAGCAGATGCTCAAGTTGTTGCTCAAGAACTACGACAATATCTACCTAAAGAGGTAAATGTTTTAACCAAGCAGGAATTTATTGATTTTGAACGTAATTATTGGGCAAACAGTACAGCTATTGGATTTATTTTCACATTAGGGACTGTCATGGGTTTCATTGTAGGAACTGTGATTGTTTATCAGATCCTTTATACAGAAGTCGCAGATCACTTAGCTGAATACGCTACTCTTAAAGCAATAGGCTATACACAAAACTATTTATTAACCGTAATTCTTCAAGAGGCTTTGCTATTAGCCATTTTAGGATACTTCCCTGGAATAGTTTTTGCTTTATTTATGTATCAAAGTGCCAGAGATGCAACACTTTTACCAGTTTTTATGAGTTTTGACCGTGCCGTAATGGTTTTAATTTTGACTATGCTGATGTGCATTATTTCCGGTGCGATCGCAGTCCGAAAATTACGTTCCGCAGATCCAGCAGATATTTTTTAA
- the pdhA gene encoding pyruvate dehydrogenase (acetyl-transferring) E1 component subunit alpha has product MVQERTLPTFNPATTQITKEEGLWLYEDMVLGRLFEDKCAEMYYRGKMFGFVHLYNGQEAVCTGVVQSMRPGEDYVCSTYRDHVHALSAGVPAREVMAELFGKATGCSKGRGGSMHMFSAEHRLLGGYAFVAEGIPVAAGAAFQSKYRREVLGDKNADQVTACFFGDGAANNGQFFETLNMAALWKLPILFVVENNKWAIGMSHERATSQPEIYKKASAFNMVGVEVDGMDVLAVRAVAQEAVARARAGEGPTLIEALTYRFRGHSLADPDEMRSKAEKEFWFARDPIKKLAAYLLEQNLANEAEIKAIDRKIQDVIDEAVKFAENSPEPDPSELYRFVFAEDE; this is encoded by the coding sequence ATGGTTCAAGAGCGTACTTTACCCACATTTAATCCTGCTACTACGCAAATTACTAAAGAAGAAGGGTTATGGTTGTATGAGGATATGGTTTTAGGGCGCTTGTTTGAAGACAAGTGCGCTGAAATGTACTACAGGGGCAAAATGTTTGGTTTTGTCCATTTGTACAACGGTCAAGAAGCTGTTTGTACAGGTGTTGTACAGTCAATGCGACCGGGTGAAGATTACGTTTGTAGTACTTACCGCGATCACGTTCATGCTCTGAGTGCGGGAGTACCAGCAAGAGAGGTAATGGCAGAATTATTTGGCAAAGCCACAGGTTGCAGCAAAGGGCGCGGTGGTTCCATGCACATGTTTTCTGCCGAACATCGCTTGCTGGGTGGCTATGCTTTTGTGGCTGAGGGAATTCCTGTAGCAGCTGGAGCAGCTTTTCAAAGCAAATACCGCCGCGAAGTGCTGGGAGATAAAAATGCTGACCAAGTGACAGCTTGCTTTTTTGGCGACGGTGCAGCTAACAACGGTCAGTTTTTTGAGACACTAAATATGGCAGCCCTCTGGAAACTGCCAATTCTTTTTGTAGTCGAAAATAATAAGTGGGCCATTGGCATGTCTCACGAACGAGCCACTTCCCAGCCAGAGATTTATAAAAAAGCCAGTGCATTTAACATGGTGGGCGTGGAAGTAGATGGCATGGATGTTCTAGCAGTCCGAGCCGTCGCTCAAGAAGCCGTCGCTCGTGCCCGTGCGGGTGAAGGCCCAACATTAATTGAGGCGCTTACCTACCGCTTCCGTGGTCACTCCTTGGCTGACCCAGATGAAATGCGGAGCAAAGCTGAGAAAGAGTTTTGGTTTGCCCGTGACCCAATTAAGAAGCTGGCAGCTTATTTGCTGGAACAAAATCTAGCGAATGAGGCAGAAATTAAAGCTATTGATCGTAAAATTCAGGATGTAATCGACGAGGCTGTCAAATTCGCCGAAAACAGCCCTGAGCCAGACCCCAGCGAGTTATATCGTTTTGTTTTTGCAGAAGACGAGTAA